The following proteins are co-located in the Tamandua tetradactyla isolate mTamTet1 chromosome 21, mTamTet1.pri, whole genome shotgun sequence genome:
- the NR2F1 gene encoding COUP transcription factor 1, with the protein MAMVVSSWRDPQDDVAGGNPGGPNPAAQAARGGGGGAGEQQQQAGSGAPHTPQTPGQPGAPATPGTAGDKGQGPPGSGQSQQHIECVVCGDKSSGKHYGQFTCEGCKSFFKRSVRRNLTYTCRANRNCPIDQHHRNQCQYCRLKKCLKVGMRREAVQRGRMPPTQPNPGQYALTNGDPLNGHCYLSGYISLLLRAEPYPTSRYGSQCMQPNNIMGIENICELAARLLFSAVEWARNIPFFPDLQITDQVSLLRLTWSELFVLNAAQCSMPLHVAPLLAAAGLHASPMSADRVVAFMDHIRIFQEQVEKLKALHVDSAEYSCLKAIVLFTSDACGLSDAAHIESLQEKSQCALEEYVRSQYPNQPSRFGKLLLRLPSLRTVSSSVIEQLFFVRLVGKTPIETLIRDMLLSGSSFNWPYMSIQCS; encoded by the exons ATGGCAATGGTAGTTAGCAGCTGGCGAGATCCGCAGGACGACGTGGCCGGGGGCAACCCCGGCGGCCCCAACCCCGCAGCGCAGGCggcccgcggcggcggcggcggcgccggggagcagcagcagcaggcggGCTCCGGCGCGCCGCACACGCCGCAGACCCCGGGCCAGCCCGGAGCGCCCGCCACCCCCGGCACGGCAGGGGACAAGGGCCAGGGCCCGCCCGGCTCGGGCCAGAGCCAGCAGCACATCGAGTGCGTGGTGTGCGGGGACAAGTCAAGCGGCAAGCACTACGGCCAATTCACCTGCGAGGGCTGCAAAAGTTTCTTCAAGAGGAGCGTCCGCAGGAACTTAACTTACACATGCCGTGCCAACAGGAACTGTCCCATCGACCAGCACCACCGCAACCAGTGCCAATACTGCCGCCTAAAGAAGTGCCTCAAAGTGGGCATGAGGCGGGAAG cGGTTCAGCGAGGAAGAATGCCTCCAACCCAGCCCAACCCAGGCCAGTATGCGCTCACCAACGGGGACCCGCTCAACGGCCACTGCTACCTGTCGGGCTACATCTCGCTGCTCCTGCGCGCCGAGCCCTACCCCACGTCGCGCTACGGCAGCCAGTGTATGCAGCCCAACAACATCATGGGCATCGAGAACATCTGCGAGCTGGCCGCGCGCCTGCTCTTCAGCGCCGTCGAGTGGGCCCGCAACATCCCCTTCTTCCCGGATCTGCAGATCACCGACCAGGTGTCCCTGCTGCGCCTCACCTGGAGCGAGTTGTTTGTGCTCAACGCGGCTCAGTGCTCCATGCCGCTGCACGTGGCCCCGCTGCTGGCCGCCGCGGGCCTGCACGCCTCGCCCATGTCAGCCGACCGCGTCGTGGCCTTCATGGACCACATCCGCATCTTCCAGGAGCAAGTGGAGAAGCTCAAGGCGCTGCACGTCGACTCAGCCGAGTACAGCTGCCTCAAAGCCATCGTGCTGTTCACGTCAG ACGCCTGTGGCCTGTCGGATGCCGCCCACATCGAAAGCCTGCAGGAGAAGTCGCAGTGCGCGCTGGAGGAGTACGTGCGGAGCCAGTACCCCAACCAGCCGAGCCGCTTCGGCAAATTGCTGCTGCGACTGCCCTCGCTGCGCACCGTGTCCTCCTCCGTCATCGAGCAGCTCTTCTTCGTCCGTTTGGTAGGTAAAACCCCCATCGAAACTCTCATCCGCGATATGTTACTGTCCGGGAGCAGCTTCAACTGGCCTTACATGTCCATCCAATGCTCCTAG